Proteins encoded within one genomic window of Macaca fascicularis isolate 582-1 chromosome 16, T2T-MFA8v1.1:
- the LOC135967959 gene encoding TBC1 domain family member 26-like, whose translation MKEKGKRSSRITHRIKVDASCTLQNHTMFREGFRVKQQELCDILVAYSAYNPEVGYHRDLSHVTAILLLYLLEENAFWVLAQLLVGEGHSLQVFYSPNTAWLWRLLSHQEQVLPKSFPKIMRHLSTS comes from the exons ATGAAGGAGAAAGGCAAGAGGTCCTCCAGGATCACCCACCGCATCAAGGTAGATGCCAGCTGTACCCTGCAGAACCACACGATGTTTAGAGAAGGATTCAGAGTCAA GCAGCAGGAATTATGTGACATCCTCGTGGCCTATTCTGCATATAACCCT GAGGTGGGCTACCACAGGGACCTGAGCCACGTCACCGCCATCCTCCTCCTGTATCTGCTGGAGGAAAATGCTTTCTGGGTGCTGGCCCAGCTGCTGGTCGGTGAGGGGCACTCCCTGCAGG TATTTTACAGTCCGAATACTGCCTGGCTCTGGAGGCTCCTATCACACCAGGAGCAGGTGTTGCCCAAGTCCTTCCCAAAGATCATGAGACACCTG AGTACCTCATGA